From one Melopsittacus undulatus isolate bMelUnd1 chromosome 16, bMelUnd1.mat.Z, whole genome shotgun sequence genomic stretch:
- the BTG2 gene encoding protein BTG2, whose product MVPEIAAAVGFVSGLLRTRGCVSEQQLQVFSGALREALAEHYKHHWFPEKPFKGSGYRCIRINHKMDPIISKAASHIGLSVSQLYQLLPSELTLWVDPYEVSYRIGEDGSICVLYEATATKPGSSYGVLTCKNQLMLGRTSPSKNYIMTVSS is encoded by the exons ATGGTCCCCGAGATCGCCGCCGCCGTCGGCTTCGTCTCCGGTCTGCTGCGGACGCGGGGCTGCGTCAgcgagcagcagctccaggtcttCAGTGGGGCGCTGCGGGAGGCGCTCGCAG AGCACTACAAACACCACTGGTTTCCTGAGAAACCCTTCAAAGGCTCTGGGTATCGCTGCATCCGCATCAACCACAAAATGGACCCCATTATCAGCAAGGCAGCTAGCCACATAGGACTCAGTGTCTCACAACTCTACCAGCTCCTGCCCAGTGAGCTCACGCTCTGGGTGGACCCCTACGAGGTCTCGTACCGCATCGGGGAGGACGGCTCCATCTGTGTCTTGTACGAAGCGACTGCAACGAAACCAGGCAGCTCCTATGGGGTGCTCACCTGCAAGAACCAGCTCATGTTGGGTCGCACCAGTCCTTCCAAGAACTACATCATGACTGTCTCCAGCTAA
- the TAF8 gene encoding transcription initiation factor TFIID subunit 8, which translates to MPRANTTAQFAHAYNSYDSKMADTATGSSGTRAAGKQTSTPADNYYLARRRTLQVVVSSLLTEAGFESAEKAAVETLTEMLQSYISEMGRSAKSYCEHTARTQPTLSDIVVTLVEMGFNVETLPAYAKRSQRMVITAPPVTNQPVTPKALTAGQNKPHPSYIPSHFPEFPDPHTYIKTPTYREPVSDYQVLREKAASQRRDVERALTRFMAKTGETQSLFKDDVSTFPLIAARPFTVPYLTALLPSELEMQQMEETDSSEQDEQTDTENLPLHMSTDDSGPEKENTSVLQQNTSLSGSRNGEENMIDNPYLRPVKKPKIRRKK; encoded by the exons ATGCCCCGCGCGAACACCACAGCGCAGTTCGCGCATGCGTACAACTCCTACGACTCCAAGATGGCCGACACAGCGACCGGCAGCTCCGGCACG AGGGCGGCCGGGAAGCAGACGAGCACCCCGGCCGATAACTACTACCTGGCTCGGAGGAGGACGCTGCAGGTGGTGGTCAGCTCCCTGCTCACCGAGGCCGGCTTTGAGAGCGCCGAGAAGGCAGCGGTGGAGACACTGACGgagatgctgcagagct ATATCTCTGAAATGGGAAGGAGCGCCAAGTCCTACTGTGAGCACACAGCCCGGACACAGCCCACGCTCTCTGATATCGTGGTTACCCTGGTGGAAATGG GCTTCAATGTGGAAACGCTTCCCGCATATGCCAAGCGCTCCCAGAGGATGGTCATCACTGCCC ctcctgtgaCAAACCAGCCTGTGACTCCCAAAGCCCTGACAGCCGGGCAGAACAAGCCACATCCATCCTATATTCCCAGCCATTTCCCGGAGTTTCCGGATCCTCACACTTACATCAAGACCCCA ACATACCGGGAGCCTGTGTCTGATTATCAGGTCCTGCGGGAGAAGGCAGCATCACAGCGGCGCGATGTGGAGCGAGCCCTGACCCGCTTCATGGCTAAGACAGGAGAAACACAGAGTCTCTTCAAGGATGATGTCAGTACCTTCCCCT TGATTGCAGCCAGGCCTTTCACTGTCCCCTACCTGACAGCTCTTCTCCCCTCTGAGCTGGAGATGCAGCAAATGGAAGAGACGGATTCATCTGAGCAAGACGAGCAGACAGACACCGAGAACCTGCCCCTGCACATGAGCACG GATGATTCAGGACCTGAGAAGGAAAACACTTCGGTGTTACAGCAGAACACCTCCCTGTCAGGCAGTCGGAATGGGGAGGAAAACATGATCGACAATCCCTACCTCCGGCCAGTGAAGAAGCCCAAGATCCGCAGAAAGAAGTGA
- the CIMAP3 gene encoding ciliary microtubule-associated protein 3: MAAGGERREVQKPISFGTCQERKMFPLYNAPDRLGIQLKSIRGQPSLGPGCYLSQERSSFTYSLENKPLSTRGYVIGARTAQRSQIQPQTVTPSPASYQPFQKKEREFQPAYAPFSTKTPRFPHKPSDRELFPGPGTYKADKQLHQRITWPMKFGSPDWSLVPMPPKRMLKTEVQKITIDKEFLRHRNRVAYLSLYFS, from the exons atggcagcaggaggGGAACGGAGAG AGGTGCAGAAGCCGATCTCATTTGGAACATGCcaagagaggaaaatgtttcCTCTGTATAATGCTCCAGACAGGCTGGGAATCCAGCTGAAGTCCATCAGGGGACAGCCTTCGCTTGGGCCAGGCTGCTACCTGAGCCAAGAG agaagcagcttcACGTACTCCTTGGAAAACAAACCTCTGAGCACCAGAGGCTACGTGATAGGAGCAAGGACAGCCCAGCGTTCCCAGATACAGCCACAG ACTGTGACTCCCAGCCCAGCATCGTACCAGCCATTCCAGAAGAAAGAGAGGGAATTCCAGCCTGCCTATGCTCCGTTTTCCACTAAGACACCACGATTCCCGCATAAGCCTTCAGATAGAGAATTATTCCCTGG GCCTGGAACTTACAAAGCAGACAAGCAATTACACCAAAGAATCACTTGGCCAATGAAGTTTGGCTCCCCAGACTGGTCTTTAGTGCCGATGCCACCTAAGAGGATGCTAAAAACGGAGGTACAAAAG ATAACCATAGACAAAGAATTCCTGAGACATCGGAACCGAGTGGCCTATCTGAGTTTATACTTCAGCTGa